The Bacteroidales bacterium sequence AAAAAAGACATTTTAGTAAATAAAAACAATGTTATAGTTAAGACAGATGCAGGAGCTATTGATGAAAAAATAGATATAAAAACAGATGTAAAAACATCTGAAAATATAAAGAAAATAGATGCTGCGGACGAAAATGTAACGGAAATAGATGTTAAAAAAACAGATACAATAATTCCTAACGAAGAGGTTTTATCAAAAAATAAAGAAAATGTTGTTAGTAAAAAAAGATCGTATAGTTTGTTTACAATTTTTTTAATTAGCTTTGCTTTATACGGAATTACCACTATTTTGCATAAAAAAGGTATTATTAGAAAGTTTGTTCACAGAAGATTTTGGAATGTTTTATTATTGATTACATTCCTTACTGCTGCGGTGCTGGGGCTTATTTTAGCTGTACAAATAAATTATAATATTTTCAGTCCAACATATAGAGATTATTTATATTGGCATGTTCAGTTTGGAATAGCTATGGCAGCAATTTCATTATTGCATATATTATGGCACTGGAGATATTTTGTAAATATATTTTCAAAAAAGAATAAATCAGATTGTGTTAATTAATGAGATACTTATTAATAATTTTTATATTATTTAGTTTAAGTGTAAAAGCACAAAATTTGGTTCCAAATGGTTCCTTTGATGATTTGCGTGCAAGTCGACCAACAATGAGACCTTGGAAAAAAATTAATACAGTAGATTTTTTTGTAAATTCTGAAGAAAAAAGATATAAAGAAGTAAATGCTGCAAGAAATGACAGAAATTATATCTTACGTAAACCTAGATCAGGACATGCATATGTTGGAATTAGAATATGGCCTAAATACAATGAATACTTGCAGGTGCCGCTTAGAAGAGTTTTATCGGAAAAAAAAGCATATTCTTTTGAAGTGTATGTAACACCTTCTCGCTATTCCAACTGCTATTTGAAAAGACTTGGAGCAAGTTTTTATGCGAATCGCCCTCCATATATGTCACGAAATGGTAAGAGAGATTTTCCTCCTCAAGTTGAGGTATATAAGCCGCATGGAATCAAAGATACTGTGGAGTGGATAAGAATTAATGGCGTTTTTGTCGCAAAAGGAGGTGAAAAAGTTTTAACAATAGGCAATTTTTCAACTACGCCAAAAGAAAAGTTTAAACGTAAAAAATTCTCATTTAAAAAAAAGGAAGCATATTATTATATTGATGATGTAAGCCTTTATGAATTAGACGAAAGAGGTGACCCAATATTAGATTCTGCTACATATTTTGCTTTAATGACTCCAGATTTGTTAAATACTGATGCTGATACTGATACTGTGAGCTCAGAATTGGAGCATATAACGTTTTTTACTCGAATTGATAGTTCTATAACTAATATTTATTTTGCTGAAAACAGCTCAAAAATTGATGATCCTTCATATCGCAAACTTGGTATTATTACAGAGTTTTTATATGAAAATCCTAATGCAAAAATTAGAGTAGAGGCTTATGCTTTGCCAGGAGAAGGAGATGGGCAAGAATTAAAAATTGCAGAGAAAAGGCTAAAAAATGTTACTAATTTCTTTTATGGAAATAAAATTGGGAAAGAACGTATTGTCCCTCATCCTGTTGGAAATAAATGTGAATATAGTAAGAGTGATTCCAAGCGGCGTTTTTGCAGAAAAGTTGAAATAATTCTTTTGCCGTAAAGAAATTTAAAATCATTTGAAATCTAATTTCTAGCAATATTTAGGATAAATTTAGATTTTAATATTTGAATGAGTTTTCAATTATAATGTCATAAAGTTCTGCCTCTTGAATACCTGCTGCACGAGCTTGTTGAGGCACAATACTAGTTGATGACATGCCCGGAATTGTGTTTACTTCAATAAAAACAGGATTATTTCCATCATGAATAAAGTCAAAACGAACAACACCGCGACAATTTAGTTTGTCATACAATAATAGCGACGCTTTAACAACATCGTCAGTTTCTTTTTGGCTCACAGGCGCTGGTGTGATTTCTTCACTTAATTCAGGATCATACTTTGCTTGATAATCAAAAAAATCATTTTTGCTTTTTACCAAAGTAATAGGTAATGCGGTTATTTTGCCGTTAATTCTTAAAACTCCGCATGTTAATTCATTTCCTTTTACAAATTCTTCAACCAATATTTCATTGTCTTCATTAAAAGCTGTTTTTAATGCATCTTCTAAGTCTTCAATTTTTTTCACTTTGCTCATCCCAATGCTAGAACCGCCACTATTTGGTTTTACAAAAACAGGGAATTTCAAATTGTTTTTAACCTCATTTATATCAGCAGAAGAAGGATTATTGTAGTAAACTGAGCGATTTGTAGCAATACCAAATGATTTTACCGTTTGAATTGTGTAATATTTGTTGAATGTTAAGTTTGAAACTGCCGAATTACATGTAGTGTGGCGTATTCCAAGCAATTCAAAATAACTTTGCATCAATCCGTTTTCGCCCGGATTGCCGTGAATCATATTGAAAACCACATCAAATTTGATTTTCCCTTCAGGCAATAACAATGAGAAATCATGGCGGTTTATTTCAAAAGTAGCATTGTCTTTCTCATAAAACCATTTCTCTTTAGTTATTTTTATCAAAAAAACATTATATTTTTCGCGGTTTATTTTTTTTACTATTTCAGAAGCACTATTTATTGATATTT is a genomic window containing:
- a CDS encoding DUF4405 domain-containing protein, with the protein product MIDKLFFISKAMTRILLFNIILFFSNPFFLTAQISKCPFDEVDCIGRCGRFVDANNDGFCDYGLLSKKINEKKDILVNKNNVIVKTDAGAIDEKIDIKTDVKTSENIKKIDAADENVTEIDVKKTDTIIPNEEVLSKNKENVVSKKRSYSLFTIFLISFALYGITTILHKKGIIRKFVHRRFWNVLLLITFLTAAVLGLILAVQINYNIFSPTYRDYLYWHVQFGIAMAAISLLHILWHWRYFVNIFSKKNKSDCVN
- a CDS encoding D-alanine--D-alanine ligase; translated protein: MKNKLNIAILCGGYSGESKISINSASEIVKKINREKYNVFLIKITKEKWFYEKDNATFEINRHDFSLLLPEGKIKFDVVFNMIHGNPGENGLMQSYFELLGIRHTTCNSAVSNLTFNKYYTIQTVKSFGIATNRSVYYNNPSSADINEVKNNLKFPVFVKPNSGGSSIGMSKVKKIEDLEDALKTAFNEDNEILVEEFVKGNELTCGVLRINGKITALPITLVKSKNDFFDYQAKYDPELSEEITPAPVSQKETDDVVKASLLLYDKLNCRGVVRFDFIHDGNNPVFIEVNTIPGMSSTSIVPQQARAAGIQEAELYDIIIENSFKY